A single Armatimonadota bacterium DNA region contains:
- a CDS encoding 4Fe-4S binding protein codes for MPYVVTSPCIGVKDKSCMTVCPVDCIYEGDDMVYIHPDQCIDCGLCEPECPVSAIFVDTDVPADWKSYIEENRTMSEKLSGG; via the coding sequence ATGCCGTACGTCGTGACATCGCCTTGCATCGGGGTCAAGGACAAGTCCTGCATGACGGTCTGCCCCGTGGACTGCATTTACGAAGGCGACGACATGGTCTATATCCACCCGGACCAGTGCATCGATTGCGGCCTCTGCGAGCCGGAATGCCCGGTCTCGGCGATCTTTGTGGACACGGACGTTCCTGCGGACTGGAAAAGCTACATCGAAGAGAACCGGACGATGTCCGAGAAGCTCTCCGGCGGCTAA
- a CDS encoding iron-sulfur cluster assembly accessory protein, whose protein sequence is MAISLTERAVCELRDLMVSQQKASAALRIWVAGGGCSGLSYGMALDDGQPEEGDNVFDHDGIKVFIDPLSLQYMDGSSVDYVDDLMGGGFKIENPNAVSSCGCGSSFKTEGSEGEGGGCGGGCGCG, encoded by the coding sequence ATGGCGATTTCATTGACCGAACGTGCAGTCTGCGAGCTTCGCGACCTCATGGTAAGCCAACAGAAGGCGAGCGCGGCCCTCCGGATCTGGGTCGCGGGCGGCGGATGTTCTGGCCTGTCGTACGGGATGGCCTTGGACGACGGTCAGCCCGAAGAGGGCGACAACGTCTTCGACCACGACGGCATCAAGGTGTTCATCGATCCCCTTAGCCTCCAGTACATGGACGGCAGCTCCGTCGACTACGTCGACGACCTGATGGGCGGCGGTTTCAAGATAGAAAACCCGAACGCCGTCAGCTCCTGCGGTTGCGGTTCCTCGTTCAAGACCGAGGGGTCTGAAGGCGAGGGCGGCGGCTGCGGCGGTGGCTGCGGCTGCGGTTAA
- a CDS encoding PilZ domain-containing protein, whose amino-acid sequence MVHQKAGSFKGTRVRVQRVRDARFFTGWTLNLDRRAVVVRIPSTDDLRDGDDVFVQVFGAGQDLSAPAVCRNVGDDWARFDFACDPRKTESTEEVRLSGAGVVGTLRNCWGTVDFEVLDVSPGGVGGVVPYELMKGDELEIALLTPTGPVEAQGTVRYCRPEPCQGGFRIGFSIRIDDRTMLGRWRRVFLHAA is encoded by the coding sequence ATGGTGCACCAAAAGGCCGGCTCCTTCAAAGGGACGCGCGTCCGCGTCCAACGCGTCCGCGACGCCCGGTTCTTTACGGGTTGGACGTTGAACCTGGACCGGCGGGCCGTGGTCGTCCGCATCCCGTCGACCGACGACCTCCGCGACGGAGACGACGTGTTCGTCCAGGTCTTCGGGGCGGGCCAAGACCTCAGTGCTCCGGCCGTTTGTAGGAACGTGGGTGACGATTGGGCCCGGTTCGATTTCGCGTGCGACCCTCGAAAGACGGAGTCTACGGAGGAAGTCCGGTTGTCCGGCGCCGGTGTCGTCGGGACACTGCGGAACTGCTGGGGCACCGTGGATTTCGAAGTCCTCGACGTCAGCCCGGGCGGTGTCGGCGGTGTCGTTCCGTACGAACTGATGAAGGGGGACGAACTGGAGATCGCGCTGCTCACCCCGACCGGTCCGGTCGAGGCCCAAGGCACTGTACGATATTGCCGGCCCGAACCTTGCCAGGGAGGGTTCCGGATCGGATTCTCGATCCGGATCGACGACCGGACCATGCTGGGGCGCTGGCGCCGGGTCTTCCTTCACGCGGCTTAG